The DNA region TCgaattatttcttaaattgttatattttaaattttccatGCATTTGATTGGTCATTAAGTTAATGACATTCAAACAACtaattttcatacatttattgTGAATCCTGTTAGGTTTTTTCTAATATCACATTTCCATAAGTACTATTGATTACAAAGTGTATTAAATGAACACATCCATAcacttatattattttaatctgCAGTTAccaaacatattttacaaagaatacATGAAAATGTGTAAAATCACAATTTGGCTGTACATGTACCACTGATATTTTGTCAATATGATCAAAGCCCGactttaaacatgtacattttaattttcattttcagcaaAGGTAAAATACGATGAAGATAGAAGAAATGTTTCTGACACTTTTTGCCTAAATTTCATTCTCATTAGGAAAAGGATGCACCAGATGCACAATTCTTAGCTTTCATCACTATCATCACTCAGTTCTTCAATATCCCTCTTTCTGTATTCTTTGGCCCTTAATATGGTTTCTTCAAACAGTTTACAGTACAATTTCACTGCATCCAGAGAATCATCATTCCCAGGAACGGGATAGGTAACCAGTGTTGGGTTACAATTGGAGTCCACTATTCCAACAGTTGGGATTAACATTTTTGCACATTCTGTTATGGCAGCATGTTCATGACTGAAATTATTCTGAGTGTGAATGAACACCACAACATCGGGATACCTAGTAAGATTCTTGTAAAGGTAGTCAATGTTCGTAAGGAGACCCCCTTTCCAGAATCGACAGTGAGAATATTCGCCACACTTTTGAGCAGTGTGTTCAACTAATGGCATGGTCTGTGCATTTCTGGAAACAAAAAGCACCACACCTCCCCTGTAAACCATGTGGGCAATAAAATTCAAAGCATTGTGCAGACGCGGTAGTGTTTTGTCCAAATCAAAAATATCTGTGTTTTGACGAACACCATAGAGAAAGGGTACCACAAAGGGATGCCTACAACCGTGGTGGTGACCAAAATGCACCCTGTTCTTAAACAAGGTATGCAGGTCCACCATTTCTTTCACTTTGAAAAAATCTGGATTCATCAATGCATTGTCCTCAGCTATATCTCGATGAAAACCTAAAACGAAAAAGTTTCAATGTAATCAGAGTTAAGTCAATCAGATTAACctaaatattaaattgaataaCTTATGGTTCTAGTCTGAGCTTATTTTGAATTTCCATAAGATTATTCATGTGACTTTGGAAGAGATGCAAAAATTTGTACCTGCAGAATAAGTAAAggtgaattaaattaatataatatttacagaTCATGTGTCATCCTTTGTCCCCCATTTTTACAAATGttcaaacattaaatttttttttctcttaaagcTCTATTagaactagaaaactgaccagtcaggaagggccccgctatgacaattaatatagagaagtgaaaaaaacttaaaattccatcctctttatattaacaatgacgaaaaactagaggtactgtgagcaagctcacaagtGATACCCCCCGcgaagataaaaatcataatgcatgtattttccaattatagaaaatattggatgccaatttcaccgtccattttctataaatatcaactgctctatttttttaaaactgttggtcctaagcaatatttgtgtgaagtaagaacaatcaatgcttctccataagaaagataatgaccggacacgaattttgcattttttctgccagtgaccttgaccttgcccaaatgaccttgggtcaaggtcatgacacacccttaggtgataagcaa from Crassostrea angulata isolate pt1a10 chromosome 7, ASM2561291v2, whole genome shotgun sequence includes:
- the LOC128156158 gene encoding 28S ribosomal protein S2, mitochondrial-like, producing MASGCVKKVDPYRMFSKLKSLNAVAGACIPSLSQQKTYKTDIKAKVVNPRPLTVTRIYEKKVILKNAEAAAALAKEEELSDKKEKINVYKSFHRDIAEDNALMNPDFFKVKEMVDLHTLFKNRVHFGHHHGCRHPFVVPFLYGVRQNTDIFDLDKTLPRLHNALNFIAHMVYRGGVVLFVSRNAQTMPLVEHTAQKCGEYSHCRFWKGGLLTNIDYLYKNLTRYPDVVVFIHTQNNFSHEHAAITECAKMLIPTVGIVDSNCNPTLVTYPVPGNDDSLDAVKLYCKLFEETILRAKEYRKRDIEELSDDSDES